Within Harpia harpyja isolate bHarHar1 chromosome 4, bHarHar1 primary haplotype, whole genome shotgun sequence, the genomic segment aacaaaaccaggagACTACCACTGGTCATGCATGTTGGATATTTAAGACATCGAACTCCCAAGTTAAATCAGAGGGAGTTGAGAGCCTTGATGCCTTTAATAAATCAAAAGTGACTTACAGAGATGGGACAGCTGGACAAGGAAATAAATATGTGTCTCCTGAGTCTCAGTCCAGTGTCCTGCTGATTAGTACCGCTTAATAGCCTGCGTTTGGTGTAGTAACATCCCACTCGGGCCAAGGTGAGAGAGCctaaaattaatgttttgatGTTTTGAACTATCTATAGATTCATCTACCCACAGGCGGTTCAGAAGCAGCCCAGGAGCACTTTGTTCTGGGGAGGGTCAGTGCCTCCCTTTTCTAGCATTAAGAACCAGCCCCAGAGGCCTGGTAACCCACAAGGGGAAATTTCACCATGGAGGGAACCTAACTGCCCGTCCGTTGTCTCTGCCTTAGCTATCTGCTGACTGGCTAACCTTTGTGAGCGTCGCAAGAAGGGAACAGTGTTCACTCAGCTAGCTGCTATCCACAACCACCGACGGCAAATGCAGCTACCGTTGGGGAGATCTGTTGTGTTTATTACAAAACCCACCTACCTTCAGCAGCGAGAGCCAGTGAGACTAAAGGAGGCCCTTATTCCCATGTCCGACTGCAGTAAGACCAAACATATTTTGTACATTTACTTTACAACTAAACTTCACCCTCCATTCCGAATTTAGACCTTTGATTGCTGGTTTTTATCAACCATGTGGCAAAGGCTTTTTTCACAAAGCAGCTAACATGAGTGCAAGGCAGTCGGCCACGTGAGAGGCAGAGCTTATTTCTGGCATGGCTTTCCCACACCCCGGCCCACGTGTGCCACCCCCTCCTACCTGTCGTCCTTCCAGCTCAATCTGGAAGTTTTTTGCCGACTCCTGGGTCACCCGCCCTCCGAAGTCCAGCTGGTAGACTTGTGTTGCCTCGTTCCACAGTGGCTGCTTGTTGGCCATCACGTACACAAAGCCCTGGCTCCCCAGCCTCCCATCCTCCTTCTCACTGGCCTTCCGGCACTTGAATTCGTCCAGCTCACTGGCTGTCCTCAAACTCCTTTTGGTTTTCCAACCCTTTTTGCTGCCCTGGCTCTGGTTCATCAGTTCATCCCCGCTGATAAAAAGCTCTGGCTCGCTCTCCGAACTGTCCTGAAACTCATTGGTCTTGTTTAGCTTCTTAGACTTCAGCTGGTCTTTCTGGCTCTTgaccttcttcttctccctccctaGTCGAGGGCTGGATATTAGCGAATTGAAGTCGGTCAGCGTCCTTGCCTCCTTTTTGACCTTGCCCTCGGTGATAGCCTGCACATTTCCTTCCTCAGCTCGACTGTCCAGGCGCTTCCGGCTCTTCTTGCCAAATTTGTCCGTCCTTTGAGGGATGGGGCTTTCCGTCAAGGAGAGCACCTCCTGGAAGGTGTCTGCCGTCTCCACCATTACTTCTGTGCCCACGtggccctgcagctctgctggtggGGGAGACATCACTGGCTTCTCCACCACAAGGAGAGGCTTGGGGGGCAAGGTGCCCTGGGAGTTCTGTACGGGTGGACAGGCGCTGTAGGAGCTCCATGGGTGCAAGGCGATCGGTGGCAGCTGTAAACTAGAGCAGGCGCTACTTCCTGGGTACATGGGTGGCAAAGGGCAATAGGAGAGGTTGGATGGATAACCTGGCTGAAGCACAACTGTGGGCTCCTGCTGTGCAAACTGCGTTGGGGCCAGAGCTTctttgggggagcaggggggctgCATTCCCTGAAGGGGAGGGGCACTGTAGCTTCCTGGGTAAGGTACTCCGACCCCGTAACTCGTCTGGAAAGTGGCAGTAGGACTGGTTGGTGACTTGGGGGAAACAAACGGCACTCGAGACATATCCAGATGTTGAGCTTGACCGATGATGAGAGGAGTAGGTTTTAGAGGGTTGGGCACTGAGCTCTGAGATGTCCTTTCCTGAGGAACCCATATCTCTTCACTCACCATAGGGTCCCACTGGTACGGCGGTGGCCGTTTTACACCAAGGGCAGCCTCCGTCAAGGACACGGGTACGTGACGTATTGTTTTCTCCACTGGGCAGTGCTGAGAAAGGGCCTCATCCTCTGTGAAGGCAGAGTTGATGTAATCCGCTCGGTCACGGGAATTGTCAGGTGGGCTCAGCAAGCTGTAGGAGGACTGGGAGGCCAGAGGCGAAGTACTGACAGAGTGAGCGAtgacagagctgtgctgggaggtgCTCCCTGTGCTCAGATCAGGTCTCATGCCACCAATACTGGAAGTGCTGCTACTAGCATTGGCACTAGTGATGTTGCCCACACCACCAGTGCTCGTgttgctgccgccgccgccaccgctgcTGCATTGGCTGCAGGTGTACAAGGCGGTGGGTACTCTCTGCTGGTACTGCGCCGTCACAACATTGCTCTTGGCTTTTGGGGGAAGTTGCAAGGTGGCTCTCTGACCCTCCACCAGCTGAGCCATTTTCAGGGCTGCCTCTCGGCTGTTCCTCCGCAGAGTCGCATGAATGATACTGCTGTCCAGCCTCTGCGCGATGCTTCTGCCCTGGGACAGCTGGCTGGCGATGTCAGGGTAGGGCGGCGGGTCCCCGGTTGGGATGGAGTACCGGGGGACGGTGAGCCGGTTTAGGGTGGCACTGGCACACGGCTGCTGCATCTTCTTCTCGGCGGCGGTGATGCGCAAGGTGGCAGAGCTGCCGGGCCCCGGCAGGGTGTAGGTGCTCTGGGCGCAGAGCATCCTGGTGCGAGGCCGGCACACCTCCTCCACGTTCCCGCTGCTGTCGAACGTTGTTATCCGCTCGTACCCCAGGGGCGTCTGGTAGTGCCCCGCGGGGTAGAGGGAGAACTCCCCCTTTTTCAGGCAGAGGTCGAGGGGCGGCTGCGGGGGGACGGGTGGGGGCGGCAGGGTGGCGGTCGGAGTGGCGGGGATGGTGCCGGGGTAGGGCGGCGGGGGGTTCATCTTGttcagctgcagctcctgggcgGCCCCGAAGACGACGGCGTCCCCTTCCAGAAGCTGCGGTGCCGGCCGTGgggccttggccttggccgggGGCTCGTGCTCACGGTCGCCGTGGTCCCGCAGGTCGGCCAGGGCGatggcggggggcgcggggggcggcggggccagGGCAGGGGGCGCAGGGGCAGCGCGGCCCAGCTCCCCCCCGGCCAGCGCCCCCGCCCCAGGAAAGCGGCCTGGCTGCCCCGGGAAAGGCCCCGCCCCCTCACTCCCCGCTTCCGCTGGTGGATTGGCCAGCACATCCAGCTGCACGTTCTGATTGGCCAGCAGTGACTGGACCAGGCCGATGCTCTGCGTGGGTGACATGGCCTGGGCCGAGCTGTGGATGGGGGCGATGGGGATGTTGACGGTGCACGGCGGGCTGCTGGCGGGGGCACCGGGGGCGCCGGGCACTGCAACGAACAACACAGTGCGTCACCCGCCATCCCGGCCTCCTCTGCCCCGGGGCCCCTCGCACGCGACGGCGGCCGAGAGGCctgtgctgtggggctgccccAACCCCGAGCCTGGAGGGGCGAGGGGCCGCGAGCCTTTGCTGACTGCAGCGGTTAGGCAAGCGGTTGGGTAACAGGCACTGAAATAGGGAATTTTCCTGAAGCAGTGTTGCacatattttggggttttcttcagCACCTAGGGAAGACCTGCAGGTTGCTAAAAAACATTTAACAGGAAAACTTCATGGCAGCGTTGACATAAAATTCGGAAACTGGGGGgaaattgttttttaaagctaGTTGGAAGAAAAAACCACTGCATGTGTTTTGTAATTTGTCATTCCACTTTCCCCTTGACTTTTAAAATACCTGCTATCTTTATGCACTTGCTTAAGCGCTCTGCTGCATTTGGATGGACTGCTATCAGATCTTAAAATCAATGGTTGAGACCTTAGCTTGAACAAGT encodes:
- the TULP4 gene encoding tubby-related protein 4, with protein sequence MYAAVEHGPVLCSDSNILCLSWKGRVPKSEKEKPVCRRRYYEEGWLATGNGRGVVGVTFTSSHCRRDRNTPQRINFNLRGHNSEVVLVRWNEPFQKLATCDADGGIFVWIQYEGRWSVELVNDRGAQVSDFTWSHDGTQALISYRDGFVLVGSVSGQRHWSSEINLESQITCGIWTPDDQQVLFGTADGQVIVMDCHGRMLAHVLLHESDGILSMSWNYPSFLVEDSSESDTDSDDYSPPQDGPAAYPVPVQNTKPLLTVSFTSGDISLMNNYDDLSPTIIRSGLKDVVVQWCTQGDLLAVAGMEKQSQLVDLGNGSLLKSALVKFYNVRGEHIYTLETPVQRPIISICWGHRDSRLLMASGPALYVVRVEHRVSSLQLLCQQTIASCLRDDKDISKLTLPPRLCSYLTTAFIPTIKPPIPDPNNMRDFVSYPTAGNERLHCTMKRTEDDPEVGGPCYTLYLEYLGGLVPILKGRRISKLRPEFVIMDPKTDGKADEIYGNSLISTVIDSCNCSDSSDIELSDDWAAKKSPKISRASKSPKLPRINIEARKSPKMSRSAQEISRSPRLPIRKPSIGSPSLTRREFPLEDITQHNYLAQVTSNIWGTKFKIVGLAAFLPTNLGAVIYKTSLLHLQPRQMTIYLPEVRKISMDYINLPVFNPNVFSEDEDDLPVPGAPGAPASSPPCTVNIPIAPIHSSAQAMSPTQSIGLVQSLLANQNVQLDVLANPPAEAGSEGAGPFPGQPGRFPGAGALAGGELGRAAPAPPALAPPPPAPPAIALADLRDHGDREHEPPAKAKAPRPAPQLLEGDAVVFGAAQELQLNKMNPPPPYPGTIPATPTATLPPPPVPPQPPLDLCLKKGEFSLYPAGHYQTPLGYERITTFDSSGNVEEVCRPRTRMLCAQSTYTLPGPGSSATLRITAAEKKMQQPCASATLNRLTVPRYSIPTGDPPPYPDIASQLSQGRSIAQRLDSSIIHATLRRNSREAALKMAQLVEGQRATLQLPPKAKSNVVTAQYQQRVPTALYTCSQCSSGGGGGSNTSTGGVGNITSANASSSTSSIGGMRPDLSTGSTSQHSSVIAHSVSTSPLASQSSYSLLSPPDNSRDRADYINSAFTEDEALSQHCPVEKTIRHVPVSLTEAALGVKRPPPYQWDPMVSEEIWVPQERTSQSSVPNPLKPTPLIIGQAQHLDMSRVPFVSPKSPTSPTATFQTSYGVGVPYPGSYSAPPLQGMQPPCSPKEALAPTQFAQQEPTVVLQPGYPSNLSYCPLPPMYPGSSACSSLQLPPIALHPWSSYSACPPVQNSQGTLPPKPLLVVEKPVMSPPPAELQGHVGTEVMVETADTFQEVLSLTESPIPQRTDKFGKKSRKRLDSRAEEGNVQAITEGKVKKEARTLTDFNSLISSPRLGREKKKVKSQKDQLKSKKLNKTNEFQDSSESEPELFISGDELMNQSQGSKKGWKTKRSLRTASELDEFKCRKASEKEDGRLGSQGFVYVMANKQPLWNEATQVYQLDFGGRVTQESAKNFQIELEGRQVMQFGRIDGNAYILDFQYPFSAVQAFAVALANVTQRLK